Proteins encoded in a region of the Lepeophtheirus salmonis chromosome 6, UVic_Lsal_1.4, whole genome shotgun sequence genome:
- the Mbs gene encoding uncharacterized protein Mbs isoform X7 has translation MSIETRSNSALLKRAEQLKRWQESDTCRRSGEHRSTIKAKVQFTDGCVFLAACAASDKEEVRRLLARGADIDTANVDGLTALHQACIDDNLEMVEFLVERGADVNRGDNEGWTPLHATASCGFLSIAKYLLEHKCNVAAVNNDGELAIDISESDEMEELLQNEIDTRSIDCDASRVVEECMMFEDATKWVESDKFGDVPHQKTGATSLHVAAAKGYIKVIGLLLECNAPINIQDYDGWTPLHAAAHWSQREAIDLLCKNHADMDIKNYVGQTCFDVADPDVLKFLEDLKRKQASMQKDRPDFRNLANRPSTTTTSSLAHSGGRRSINLVTNNNNNNIVNSNNRNIKIIADDNSDRSSITRLSIDDKELRLKKDSSYERDSLRGSSLVSETIQESNKSNAESDSDVGRKNRANLSDNNSLPKITLSKDDSSNKVPGYSPPHPAESDKKKPISSSPSESSDDVHPWRRPVSLRSRPVSSTLNSKKDDSSDSEVPLRRIHSFESDEKFYTRLTELREKIRSNHTSSEAASSSSSSNISNPSSTSNEQTPPYRSTTTTTSTNSSSSYRYLNTTPCSSSSSSTTNFSSLPRTYGYHRNLPSLPECSKYSPTNAGSSGSLIRSSSLRDNSVAYTPVPFRQSTQEDESPPSTSQLNTLNNNNIDNNILNDNNNNNQNNSNNFNNHNNNKNNTRLQRRHQNMSTDDDDVSSSKSHTSSSTETPALISDKKINDFTSPHSRPTTLSVGRSLLWKRYEPDGGNRVKSDSSLANNSLSSKHQPPQSHVRRSFVPPVRDEESETQRKAHAKRVRETRRSTQGVTLEDLKSAEQLVKKKQQQENQIRTSELQQLAAAASGGVGSTATTTVTTSATLVTSGGSSPASTPSSTSSAYDRKPSWRLRSSEGANDRNRFRLEDAGPSETLNALRKSSKIEGKGPPPLPSSDPPPLSSPGSKDGGTSVLSSSITTPTGTQKVIQRRKKPKRRSTGVVHLDIGDLDNEEEGDESETEDEMENLSGDAKTSSFGGGASGNNPSSSSNNKYLHPNNAHQPTSGYHNKSMEKDSHNGGDIDYKKLWEESQLDNSRLRDELSKSEDTRGRLEGALHSASKPQMSETEKREKRALEKKLSEMEEELKQIEHLKNEIQRLRDENGALIRVISKLSK, from the exons ATGTCGATCGAGACACGTAGTAATTCTGCGCTGTTGAAGCGAGCGGAGCAGCTAAAGCGGTGGCAAGAGAGCGATACATGTCGAAGGAGTGGAGAACATCGATCCACTATTAAAGCTAAAGTTCAGTTTACAGATGGTTGTGTCTTCCTCGCTGCATGTGCTGCTTCAGACAAGGAAGAAGTTCGGCGCTTGCTCGCTCGGGGGGCGGATATCGATACTGCCAACGTCGATGGACTCACTGCTTTGCATCAG GCTTGTATTGATGACAATCTGGAAATGGTTGAATTCCTTGTTGAGAGAGGTGCTGACGTAAATCGAGGTGATAACGAAGGATGGACCCCTCTTCATGCGACAGCTTCTTGCGGATTTCTTAGCATTGCAAA GTACTTATTAGAACACAAATGTAATGTAGCAGCAGTGAACAATGACGGAGAGTTGGCCATCGATATATCTGAATCAGATGAAATGGAGGAATTACTCCAAAACGAAATTGACACTCGAAGCATCGATTGTGATGCATCTCGCGTCGTAGAAGAGTGTATGATGTTTGAAGATGCCACTAAATGGGTTGAATCTGATAAATTTGGAGATGTGCCTCATCAAAAGACAGGTGCTACATCTCTTCATGTTGCCGCTGCCAAAGGCTATATTAAAGTTATAGG GTTACTACTCGAATGTAACGCTCCGATCAACATTCAGGATTATGATGGGTGGACACCATTACATGCAGCAGCACATTGGTCTCAAAGAGAAGCCATTGATTTATTATGCAAGAATCACGCTGATATGGATATTAAAAACTACGTCGGGCAGACTTGTTTTGATGTTGCTGACCCTGATGTCTTAAAATTTCTGGAAgacttgaaaagaaaacaagCTTCTATGCAAAAAGATCGTCCTGATTTCAGAAACCTGGCCAACCGTCCATCAACTACTACCACGTCCAGCCTTGCCCATTCAGGAGGGAGGAGGAG CATCAATCTCGTcacaaacaacaacaacaacaacatcgTTAATTCTAATAACcgaaatattaagataattgcTGATGATAATAGTGATAG GTCCTCCATTACACGGCTTTCAATTGATGATAAGGAACTCAGATTAAAGAAAGATTCGAGTTATGAAAGGGATTCACTTAGAGGATCATCCCTTGTCTCAGAAACTATTCAAGAATCAAATAAATCCAATGCAGAGTCAGATTCAGATGTTG GTCGTAAAAACCGAGCAAATCTATCTGATAATAACAGCCtcccaaaaattacattatctAAAGATGATTCCTCTAATAAAGTTCCAGGCTATTCTCCGCCCCATCCAGCTGAATCTGATAAGAAAAAACCTATATCTTCCTCTCCTTCTGAATCTTCAGACGATGTTCATCCATGGAGACGACCAGTTTCCCTCCGATCTCGTCCAGTTTCTTCAACATTAAACAGCAAAAAGGATGATAGTTCTGATTCAGAAGTTCCGCTTCGAAGAATTCATAGTTTTGAATCGGATGAGAA attttacaCAAGACTAACGgaattaagagaaaaaattcGTTCAAATCATACCTCCTCCGAAGCAGCATCATCTAGCAGCAGCAGCAACATCAGCAATCCGTCATCAACCTCAAATGAGCAAACTCCTCCTTACAGATCTACAACTACTACTACTTCTACTAATAGCAGTAGTAGTTACCGGTATCTAAACACAACCCCTTGTTCTAGTTCTAGTTCCTCAACTACAAATTTTTCGTCTTTGCCACGCACGTATGGCTATCATCGTAACCTTCCTTCATTACCTGAATGTTCTAAATATAGCCCTACTAACGCCGGATCCTCAGGATCTCTGATTCGCTCTTCTTCCCTCCGTGATAATTCGGTTGCTTACACCCCTGTGCCTTTTCGCCAATCGACCCAAGAAGATGAATCTCCTCCTTCGACTAGTCAACTTAATACTCTTAACAACAACAATATCGACAATAACATTCTTAatgacaataacaataataatcaaaataatagtaataattttaataaccacaataataacaaaaacaacactCGATTGCAAAGACGACACCAAAATATGTCGACTGATGATGATGATGTCAGTTCTTCAAAAAGTCATACTAGTTCTAGTACTGAGACTCCTGCTTTAATatcagacaaaaaaatcaatgactTTACCTCTCCGCACTCACGACCAACGACACTTTCAGTTGGAAGAAGTCTTTTATG gaaaCGCTATGAACCAGATGGAGGAAACAGAGTAAAAAGCGATTCCTCGTTGGCAAATAACAGTCTATCATCAAAACATCAACCTCCTCAATCTCATGTCAGAAG ATCTTTTGTGCCTCCAGTACGTGATGAAGAATCCGAGACACAAAGAAAGGCTCATGCTAAACGAGTTCGAGAGACCCGTCGTTCAACACAAGGAGTAACCTTAGAAGATTTGAAATCTGCCGAACAACTTGTCAAAAAGAAGCAACAACAAGAAAATCAAATACGAACGAGTGAACTTCAACAATTGGCTGCAGCAGCCTCAGGAGGAGTTGGTTCTACTGCAACAACAACCGTTACAACCTCTGCAACTTTAGTAACTTCAGGAGGTAGTTCCCCGGCTTCAACGCCATCTTCTACTTCTTCTGCTTATGATAGAAAACCGTCCTGGAGACTGAGATCATCCGAAGGTGCTAATGACAGGAATAGg TTCCGATTAGAAGATGCAGGTCCTAGCGAAACATTAAATGCGTTGAGGAAGTCCTCTAAAATTGAAGGAAAGGGCCCTCCTCCTTTACCTTCTTCTGATCCTCCACCTCTGTCATCACCTG GCTCAAAGGATGGTGGTACTAGCGTACTAAGCTCCTCGATTACTACTCCTACTGGAactcaaaaagttattcaacGACGCAAAAAACCTAAGCGAAGGTCCACTGGAGTTGTTCATTTAGATATTGGAGATCTCGATAATGAAGAAGAAGGAGACGAATCTGAAACGGAAGATGAGATGGAG AATCTCTCAGGAGACGCAAAAACATCATCATTTGGTGGAGGAGCCTCTGGGAACAACCCTTCGTCTTCTTCCAACAACAAATATCTCCATCCTAATAACGCTCATCAACCAACTTCAGGTTACCATAATAAATCTATGGAAAAAGACAGTCATAACGGTGGGGACATTGACTACAAAAAG CTATGGGAAGAATCTCAATTGGATAATTCACGTTTGAGAGATGAGTTATCCAAGAGCGAGGATACGCGGGGACGTTTGGAAGGGGCTCTTCAT TCAGCATCTAAGCCCCAAATGTCTGAAActgaaaaaagagagaaaagagCTCTGGAAAAGAAACTATCCGAAATGGAGGAAGAACTTAAG CAAATTGAACATCTTAAGAATGAAATACAGCGATTACGGGACGAAAACGGCGCACTTATTCGAGTTATATCCAAGCtatccaaataa
- the Mbs gene encoding uncharacterized protein Mbs isoform X13, whose amino-acid sequence MSIETRSNSALLKRAEQLKRWQESDTCRRSGEHRSTIKAKVQFTDGCVFLAACAASDKEEVRRLLARGADIDTANVDGLTALHQACIDDNLEMVEFLVERGADVNRGDNEGWTPLHATASCGFLSIAKYLLEHKCNVAAVNNDGELAIDISESDEMEELLQNEIDTRSIDCDASRVVEECMMFEDATKWVESDKFGDVPHQKTGATSLHVAAAKGYIKVIGLLLECNAPINIQDYDGWTPLHAAAHWSQREAIDLLCKNHADMDIKNYVGQTCFDVADPDVLKFLEDLKRKQASMQKDRPDFRNLANRPSTTTTSSLAHSGGRRSINLVTNNNNNNIVNSNNRNIKIIADDNSDRSSITRLSIDDKELRLKKDSSYERDSLRGSSLVSETIQESNKSNAESDSDVGRKNRANLSDNNSLPKITLSKDDSSNKVPGYSPPHPAESDKKKPISSSPSESSDDVHPWRRPVSLRSRPVSSTLNSKKDDSSDSEVPLRRIHSFESDEKFYTRLTELREKIRSNHTSSEAASSSSSSNISNPSSTSNEQTPPYRSTTTTTSTNSSSSYRYLNTTPCSSSSSSTTNFSSLPRTYGYHRNLPSLPECSKYSPTNAGSSGSLIRSSSLRDNSVAYTPVPFRQSTQEDESPPSTSQLNTLNNNNIDNNILNDNNNNNQNNSNNFNNHNNNKNNTRLQRRHQNMSTDDDDVSSSKSHTSSSTETPALISDKKINDFTSPHSRPTTLSVGRSLLWKRYEPDGGNRVKSDSSLANNSLSSKHQPPQSHVRRSFVPPVRDEESETQRKAHAKRVRETRRSTQGVTLEDLKSAEQLVKKKQQQENQIRTSELQQLAAAASGGVGSTATTTVTTSATLVTSGGSSPASTPSSTSSAYDRKPSWRLRSSEGANDRNRNLSGDAKTSSFGGGASGNNPSSSSNNKYLHPNNAHQPTSGYHNKSMEKDSHNGGDIDYKKLWEESQLDNSRLRDELSKSEDTRGRLEGALHSASKPQMSETEKREKRALEKKLSEMEEELKQIEHLKNEIQRLRDENGALIRVISKLSK is encoded by the exons ATGTCGATCGAGACACGTAGTAATTCTGCGCTGTTGAAGCGAGCGGAGCAGCTAAAGCGGTGGCAAGAGAGCGATACATGTCGAAGGAGTGGAGAACATCGATCCACTATTAAAGCTAAAGTTCAGTTTACAGATGGTTGTGTCTTCCTCGCTGCATGTGCTGCTTCAGACAAGGAAGAAGTTCGGCGCTTGCTCGCTCGGGGGGCGGATATCGATACTGCCAACGTCGATGGACTCACTGCTTTGCATCAG GCTTGTATTGATGACAATCTGGAAATGGTTGAATTCCTTGTTGAGAGAGGTGCTGACGTAAATCGAGGTGATAACGAAGGATGGACCCCTCTTCATGCGACAGCTTCTTGCGGATTTCTTAGCATTGCAAA GTACTTATTAGAACACAAATGTAATGTAGCAGCAGTGAACAATGACGGAGAGTTGGCCATCGATATATCTGAATCAGATGAAATGGAGGAATTACTCCAAAACGAAATTGACACTCGAAGCATCGATTGTGATGCATCTCGCGTCGTAGAAGAGTGTATGATGTTTGAAGATGCCACTAAATGGGTTGAATCTGATAAATTTGGAGATGTGCCTCATCAAAAGACAGGTGCTACATCTCTTCATGTTGCCGCTGCCAAAGGCTATATTAAAGTTATAGG GTTACTACTCGAATGTAACGCTCCGATCAACATTCAGGATTATGATGGGTGGACACCATTACATGCAGCAGCACATTGGTCTCAAAGAGAAGCCATTGATTTATTATGCAAGAATCACGCTGATATGGATATTAAAAACTACGTCGGGCAGACTTGTTTTGATGTTGCTGACCCTGATGTCTTAAAATTTCTGGAAgacttgaaaagaaaacaagCTTCTATGCAAAAAGATCGTCCTGATTTCAGAAACCTGGCCAACCGTCCATCAACTACTACCACGTCCAGCCTTGCCCATTCAGGAGGGAGGAGGAG CATCAATCTCGTcacaaacaacaacaacaacaacatcgTTAATTCTAATAACcgaaatattaagataattgcTGATGATAATAGTGATAG GTCCTCCATTACACGGCTTTCAATTGATGATAAGGAACTCAGATTAAAGAAAGATTCGAGTTATGAAAGGGATTCACTTAGAGGATCATCCCTTGTCTCAGAAACTATTCAAGAATCAAATAAATCCAATGCAGAGTCAGATTCAGATGTTG GTCGTAAAAACCGAGCAAATCTATCTGATAATAACAGCCtcccaaaaattacattatctAAAGATGATTCCTCTAATAAAGTTCCAGGCTATTCTCCGCCCCATCCAGCTGAATCTGATAAGAAAAAACCTATATCTTCCTCTCCTTCTGAATCTTCAGACGATGTTCATCCATGGAGACGACCAGTTTCCCTCCGATCTCGTCCAGTTTCTTCAACATTAAACAGCAAAAAGGATGATAGTTCTGATTCAGAAGTTCCGCTTCGAAGAATTCATAGTTTTGAATCGGATGAGAA attttacaCAAGACTAACGgaattaagagaaaaaattcGTTCAAATCATACCTCCTCCGAAGCAGCATCATCTAGCAGCAGCAGCAACATCAGCAATCCGTCATCAACCTCAAATGAGCAAACTCCTCCTTACAGATCTACAACTACTACTACTTCTACTAATAGCAGTAGTAGTTACCGGTATCTAAACACAACCCCTTGTTCTAGTTCTAGTTCCTCAACTACAAATTTTTCGTCTTTGCCACGCACGTATGGCTATCATCGTAACCTTCCTTCATTACCTGAATGTTCTAAATATAGCCCTACTAACGCCGGATCCTCAGGATCTCTGATTCGCTCTTCTTCCCTCCGTGATAATTCGGTTGCTTACACCCCTGTGCCTTTTCGCCAATCGACCCAAGAAGATGAATCTCCTCCTTCGACTAGTCAACTTAATACTCTTAACAACAACAATATCGACAATAACATTCTTAatgacaataacaataataatcaaaataatagtaataattttaataaccacaataataacaaaaacaacactCGATTGCAAAGACGACACCAAAATATGTCGACTGATGATGATGATGTCAGTTCTTCAAAAAGTCATACTAGTTCTAGTACTGAGACTCCTGCTTTAATatcagacaaaaaaatcaatgactTTACCTCTCCGCACTCACGACCAACGACACTTTCAGTTGGAAGAAGTCTTTTATG gaaaCGCTATGAACCAGATGGAGGAAACAGAGTAAAAAGCGATTCCTCGTTGGCAAATAACAGTCTATCATCAAAACATCAACCTCCTCAATCTCATGTCAGAAG ATCTTTTGTGCCTCCAGTACGTGATGAAGAATCCGAGACACAAAGAAAGGCTCATGCTAAACGAGTTCGAGAGACCCGTCGTTCAACACAAGGAGTAACCTTAGAAGATTTGAAATCTGCCGAACAACTTGTCAAAAAGAAGCAACAACAAGAAAATCAAATACGAACGAGTGAACTTCAACAATTGGCTGCAGCAGCCTCAGGAGGAGTTGGTTCTACTGCAACAACAACCGTTACAACCTCTGCAACTTTAGTAACTTCAGGAGGTAGTTCCCCGGCTTCAACGCCATCTTCTACTTCTTCTGCTTATGATAGAAAACCGTCCTGGAGACTGAGATCATCCGAAGGTGCTAATGACAGGAATAGg AATCTCTCAGGAGACGCAAAAACATCATCATTTGGTGGAGGAGCCTCTGGGAACAACCCTTCGTCTTCTTCCAACAACAAATATCTCCATCCTAATAACGCTCATCAACCAACTTCAGGTTACCATAATAAATCTATGGAAAAAGACAGTCATAACGGTGGGGACATTGACTACAAAAAG CTATGGGAAGAATCTCAATTGGATAATTCACGTTTGAGAGATGAGTTATCCAAGAGCGAGGATACGCGGGGACGTTTGGAAGGGGCTCTTCAT TCAGCATCTAAGCCCCAAATGTCTGAAActgaaaaaagagagaaaagagCTCTGGAAAAGAAACTATCCGAAATGGAGGAAGAACTTAAG CAAATTGAACATCTTAAGAATGAAATACAGCGATTACGGGACGAAAACGGCGCACTTATTCGAGTTATATCCAAGCtatccaaataa
- the Mbs gene encoding uncharacterized protein Mbs isoform X10: protein MSIETRSNSALLKRAEQLKRWQESDTCRRSGEHRSTIKAKVQFTDGCVFLAACAASDKEEVRRLLARGADIDTANVDGLTALHQACIDDNLEMVEFLVERGADVNRGDNEGWTPLHATASCGFLSIAKYLLEHKCNVAAVNNDGELAIDISESDEMEELLQNEIDTRSIDCDASRVVEECMMFEDATKWVESDKFGDVPHQKTGATSLHVAAAKGYIKVIGLLLECNAPINIQDYDGWTPLHAAAHWSQREAIDLLCKNHADMDIKNYVGQTCFDVADPDVLKFLEDLKRKQASMQKDRPDFRNLANRPSTTTTSSLAHSGGRRRSSITRLSIDDKELRLKKDSSYERDSLRGSSLVSETIQESNKSNAESDSDVGRKNRANLSDNNSLPKITLSKDDSSNKVPGYSPPHPAESDKKKPISSSPSESSDDVHPWRRPVSLRSRPVSSTLNSKKDDSSDSEVPLRRIHSFESDEKFYTRLTELREKIRSNHTSSEAASSSSSSNISNPSSTSNEQTPPYRSTTTTTSTNSSSSYRYLNTTPCSSSSSSTTNFSSLPRTYGYHRNLPSLPECSKYSPTNAGSSGSLIRSSSLRDNSVAYTPVPFRQSTQEDESPPSTSQLNTLNNNNIDNNILNDNNNNNQNNSNNFNNHNNNKNNTRLQRRHQNMSTDDDDVSSSKSHTSSSTETPALISDKKINDFTSPHSRPTTLSVGRSLLWKRYEPDGGNRVKSDSSLANNSLSSKHQPPQSHVRRSFVPPVRDEESETQRKAHAKRVRETRRSTQGVTLEDLKSAEQLVKKKQQQENQIRTSELQQLAAAASGGVGSTATTTVTTSATLVTSGGSSPASTPSSTSSAYDRKPSWRLRSSEGANDRNRFRLEDAGPSETLNALRKSSKIEGKGPPPLPSSDPPPLSSPGSKDGGTSVLSSSITTPTGTQKVIQRRKKPKRRSTGVVHLDIGDLDNEEEGDESETEDEMENLSGDAKTSSFGGGASGNNPSSSSNNKYLHPNNAHQPTSGYHNKSMEKDSHNGGDIDYKKLWEESQLDNSRLRDELSKSEDTRGRLEGALHSASKPQMSETEKREKRALEKKLSEMEEELKQIEHLKNEIQRLRDENGALIRVISKLSK, encoded by the exons ATGTCGATCGAGACACGTAGTAATTCTGCGCTGTTGAAGCGAGCGGAGCAGCTAAAGCGGTGGCAAGAGAGCGATACATGTCGAAGGAGTGGAGAACATCGATCCACTATTAAAGCTAAAGTTCAGTTTACAGATGGTTGTGTCTTCCTCGCTGCATGTGCTGCTTCAGACAAGGAAGAAGTTCGGCGCTTGCTCGCTCGGGGGGCGGATATCGATACTGCCAACGTCGATGGACTCACTGCTTTGCATCAG GCTTGTATTGATGACAATCTGGAAATGGTTGAATTCCTTGTTGAGAGAGGTGCTGACGTAAATCGAGGTGATAACGAAGGATGGACCCCTCTTCATGCGACAGCTTCTTGCGGATTTCTTAGCATTGCAAA GTACTTATTAGAACACAAATGTAATGTAGCAGCAGTGAACAATGACGGAGAGTTGGCCATCGATATATCTGAATCAGATGAAATGGAGGAATTACTCCAAAACGAAATTGACACTCGAAGCATCGATTGTGATGCATCTCGCGTCGTAGAAGAGTGTATGATGTTTGAAGATGCCACTAAATGGGTTGAATCTGATAAATTTGGAGATGTGCCTCATCAAAAGACAGGTGCTACATCTCTTCATGTTGCCGCTGCCAAAGGCTATATTAAAGTTATAGG GTTACTACTCGAATGTAACGCTCCGATCAACATTCAGGATTATGATGGGTGGACACCATTACATGCAGCAGCACATTGGTCTCAAAGAGAAGCCATTGATTTATTATGCAAGAATCACGCTGATATGGATATTAAAAACTACGTCGGGCAGACTTGTTTTGATGTTGCTGACCCTGATGTCTTAAAATTTCTGGAAgacttgaaaagaaaacaagCTTCTATGCAAAAAGATCGTCCTGATTTCAGAAACCTGGCCAACCGTCCATCAACTACTACCACGTCCAGCCTTGCCCATTCAGGAGGGAGGAGGAG GTCCTCCATTACACGGCTTTCAATTGATGATAAGGAACTCAGATTAAAGAAAGATTCGAGTTATGAAAGGGATTCACTTAGAGGATCATCCCTTGTCTCAGAAACTATTCAAGAATCAAATAAATCCAATGCAGAGTCAGATTCAGATGTTG GTCGTAAAAACCGAGCAAATCTATCTGATAATAACAGCCtcccaaaaattacattatctAAAGATGATTCCTCTAATAAAGTTCCAGGCTATTCTCCGCCCCATCCAGCTGAATCTGATAAGAAAAAACCTATATCTTCCTCTCCTTCTGAATCTTCAGACGATGTTCATCCATGGAGACGACCAGTTTCCCTCCGATCTCGTCCAGTTTCTTCAACATTAAACAGCAAAAAGGATGATAGTTCTGATTCAGAAGTTCCGCTTCGAAGAATTCATAGTTTTGAATCGGATGAGAA attttacaCAAGACTAACGgaattaagagaaaaaattcGTTCAAATCATACCTCCTCCGAAGCAGCATCATCTAGCAGCAGCAGCAACATCAGCAATCCGTCATCAACCTCAAATGAGCAAACTCCTCCTTACAGATCTACAACTACTACTACTTCTACTAATAGCAGTAGTAGTTACCGGTATCTAAACACAACCCCTTGTTCTAGTTCTAGTTCCTCAACTACAAATTTTTCGTCTTTGCCACGCACGTATGGCTATCATCGTAACCTTCCTTCATTACCTGAATGTTCTAAATATAGCCCTACTAACGCCGGATCCTCAGGATCTCTGATTCGCTCTTCTTCCCTCCGTGATAATTCGGTTGCTTACACCCCTGTGCCTTTTCGCCAATCGACCCAAGAAGATGAATCTCCTCCTTCGACTAGTCAACTTAATACTCTTAACAACAACAATATCGACAATAACATTCTTAatgacaataacaataataatcaaaataatagtaataattttaataaccacaataataacaaaaacaacactCGATTGCAAAGACGACACCAAAATATGTCGACTGATGATGATGATGTCAGTTCTTCAAAAAGTCATACTAGTTCTAGTACTGAGACTCCTGCTTTAATatcagacaaaaaaatcaatgactTTACCTCTCCGCACTCACGACCAACGACACTTTCAGTTGGAAGAAGTCTTTTATG gaaaCGCTATGAACCAGATGGAGGAAACAGAGTAAAAAGCGATTCCTCGTTGGCAAATAACAGTCTATCATCAAAACATCAACCTCCTCAATCTCATGTCAGAAG ATCTTTTGTGCCTCCAGTACGTGATGAAGAATCCGAGACACAAAGAAAGGCTCATGCTAAACGAGTTCGAGAGACCCGTCGTTCAACACAAGGAGTAACCTTAGAAGATTTGAAATCTGCCGAACAACTTGTCAAAAAGAAGCAACAACAAGAAAATCAAATACGAACGAGTGAACTTCAACAATTGGCTGCAGCAGCCTCAGGAGGAGTTGGTTCTACTGCAACAACAACCGTTACAACCTCTGCAACTTTAGTAACTTCAGGAGGTAGTTCCCCGGCTTCAACGCCATCTTCTACTTCTTCTGCTTATGATAGAAAACCGTCCTGGAGACTGAGATCATCCGAAGGTGCTAATGACAGGAATAGg TTCCGATTAGAAGATGCAGGTCCTAGCGAAACATTAAATGCGTTGAGGAAGTCCTCTAAAATTGAAGGAAAGGGCCCTCCTCCTTTACCTTCTTCTGATCCTCCACCTCTGTCATCACCTG GCTCAAAGGATGGTGGTACTAGCGTACTAAGCTCCTCGATTACTACTCCTACTGGAactcaaaaagttattcaacGACGCAAAAAACCTAAGCGAAGGTCCACTGGAGTTGTTCATTTAGATATTGGAGATCTCGATAATGAAGAAGAAGGAGACGAATCTGAAACGGAAGATGAGATGGAG AATCTCTCAGGAGACGCAAAAACATCATCATTTGGTGGAGGAGCCTCTGGGAACAACCCTTCGTCTTCTTCCAACAACAAATATCTCCATCCTAATAACGCTCATCAACCAACTTCAGGTTACCATAATAAATCTATGGAAAAAGACAGTCATAACGGTGGGGACATTGACTACAAAAAG CTATGGGAAGAATCTCAATTGGATAATTCACGTTTGAGAGATGAGTTATCCAAGAGCGAGGATACGCGGGGACGTTTGGAAGGGGCTCTTCAT TCAGCATCTAAGCCCCAAATGTCTGAAActgaaaaaagagagaaaagagCTCTGGAAAAGAAACTATCCGAAATGGAGGAAGAACTTAAG CAAATTGAACATCTTAAGAATGAAATACAGCGATTACGGGACGAAAACGGCGCACTTATTCGAGTTATATCCAAGCtatccaaataa